From the Cervus elaphus chromosome 20, mCerEla1.1, whole genome shotgun sequence genome, one window contains:
- the LOC122676626 gene encoding probable RNA-binding protein 18 isoform X2, whose protein sequence is MKAETKTLPLENASILSEGSLQEGHRLWIGNLDPKITEYHLLRLLQKFGTVKQFDFLFHKSGALEGQPRGYCFVNFETKQEAEQAIQCLNGKLALFKKLVVRWAHAQVKPAQRYDHNKNDKILPISLEPSSSTEPAQSNLSVTAKIKAIEAKLKMMAENPDAEYPAAPVYSYFKPPDKKRTTPYSRTAWKSRR, encoded by the exons ATGAAAGCAGAAACCAAAACTCTTCCCCTGGAGAATGCATCCATCCTTTCAGAGGGCTCCCTACAGGAAGGGCACCGGTTATGGATTGGCAACTTGGACCCCAAAATCACAGAATACCATCTCCTCAGGCTGCTGCAGAAGTTTGGCACGGTGAAGCAGTTCGACTTCCTCTTCCACAAGTCAGGTGCTCTGGAGGGACAGCCTCGAGGGTACTGTTTCGTCAACTTTGAGACTAAGCAGGAAGCAGAACAGGCCATCCAGTGTCTCAATGGCAAGCTGGCCCTGTTTAAGAAGCTGGTGGTGCGCTGGGCACATGCTCAAGTGAAGCCAGCACAG AGATACGATCATAACAAGAATGATAAGATCCTTCCAATTAGTCTTGAGCCGTCCTCAAGCACTGAGCCTGCGCAGTCTAACCTAAGTGTCACTGCAAAGATCAAAGCCATCGAAGCAAAGCTGAAAATGATGGCAGAAAATCCTGATGCAGAGTATCCAGCAGCGCCTGTTTATTCCTACTTCAAGCCACCAGATAAAAAAAGGACTACTCCTTATTCTCGAACAGCTTGGAAATCTCGAAGATGA
- the LOC122676626 gene encoding probable RNA-binding protein 18 isoform X1 has product MKAETKTLPLENASILSEGSLQEGHRLWIGNLDPKITEYHLLRLLQKFGTVKQFDFLFHKSGALEGQPRGYCFVNFETKQRYDHNKNDKILPISLEPSSSTEPAQSNLSVTAKIKAIEAKLKMMAENPDAEYPAAPVYSYFKPPDKKRTTPYSRTAWKSRR; this is encoded by the exons ATGAAAGCAGAAACCAAAACTCTTCCCCTGGAGAATGCATCCATCCTTTCAGAGGGCTCCCTACAGGAAGGGCACCGGTTATGGATTGGCAACTTGGACCCCAAAATCACAGAATACCATCTCCTCAGGCTGCTGCAGAAGTTTGGCACGGTGAAGCAGTTCGACTTCCTCTTCCACAAGTCAGGTGCTCTGGAGGGACAGCCTCGAGGGTACTGTTTCGTCAACTTTGAGACTAAGCAG AGATACGATCATAACAAGAATGATAAGATCCTTCCAATTAGTCTTGAGCCGTCCTCAAGCACTGAGCCTGCGCAGTCTAACCTAAGTGTCACTGCAAAGATCAAAGCCATCGAAGCAAAGCTGAAAATGATGGCAGAAAATCCTGATGCAGAGTATCCAGCAGCGCCTGTTTATTCCTACTTCAAGCCACCAGATAAAAAAAGGACTACTCCTTATTCTCGAACAGCTTGGAAATCTCGAAGATGA